The stretch of DNA ACAACTGCCCGCCGCCTGCATGTTGCTCTCCCTCCACCTTCACTCGTTCCCATGAATAGAGCTTTGGAGAATAGTAGAAAGATTGGGAAGGAAGAAAAAAGATGTGAGAGATCTCCCACTCCAACACAAATCCAACCAAGACATCAATGCTTCTTCTCCGATGAGTCCTCCGTCAGCTTGCCACTATGCTCTGATAGCAACcgtagagaggaggaagaagttgACCGTTGACTCTGGTCAACATTGGTCAAATCTCGGTCAACAGGAGTATTTCTGTAATTTTTGTTACTTCTTGTTTTTGTTGTATTTAGGCAAGCTTGTTTTGGATTTTTCTCATGGGGAGATCGTCACCGTGTTATGACTCCCCTATCGTTGTAGGGTTCAAGTTCTTTATTGGGATTTCCTTCTCCCTGTGGATGCAGGAACGATGTTTTTGTCATAATCagaaccatgttaaatcatttgtgTTTGTTTTGTGTCTTTTTTCTCGTCCGATTTTTTTGCTGACTCAATTTATATTTGGTGACTACGTAACCTACTAATTCCCTCCCAACATAGCATTTAACAACAGCATTAATGagccacatcatcatcaaagtcgacCAATAGTGTCACCCCAATCAAACCATTGTAAGCCCATCTCGTAACATTAATGAGTTGTATGATCAATGGTGCTTATAATTTCTCTTTCCTTCAGCTCCATTCACACACTTAAACTTTCTTTCTCCCACTGCACATTTATGACACTTCTCCAGTTCTAACTTAAGCATTGAAGGCCCTTCTGTCTTCTTGCAAATCTGACCTCCGAATTCAAAGTCACTTCCCAATTTTAGTATGCCACTCAGATTAACTCAGTTCTAAGATGATGCTTAGTTCGGCATAAGGACACAGACTAGGTCAGATCCACCATTCCTCATCAACTAGATTACGAAAAAGTACATAAAAAGTTTGAAGTAAATAAAAAGAACAATGAATGGAAATTGACAAAAAAATCAGAGCCAATGCAATAGGATTAAGATTTCAGTCTAATGATTCGTTACCTGAGTTAGACTTGAACATGTAAGGAATGTTAACAGCTCCCACTGCATGCCCGCTACTGAATTCCCCTTCCGTCCTACAAATCCATTGAAATCCAAAAGACATTTATTAAACCAATCTCAAATTTCTACCATATCCAAACGGAGTCATTGCAGCGCCTTACAAGTTGTACTGTAACCAACCTGACATCGAGGTAGCGATGTCCCGCTTTGAGGAGCTCATGGGCGACAGCCACGGGGACAGATCTCGGCACGCCGGCTTCTTCAGCACTCACATTGGATGCCATCGACCTAATGCAACTGCAAAATCCATTTACAACGATTGTCACAACAAAGCAAGAACCACAACATCTCGGAACCAAAAACCGTTCGTTTGATTAGAACACCTCAAATGATTTGGTCGCGGAATCATGGCACTGGATAGCAAACGCCGATGCATAGACCGGTAAGGTGCAAAAGAACGGATTGCCACCATCGGCACATTTCTGCAACAAAGGCGTTCGACGAAATGCCGTAACGCGTCAACCGCCGATAAGGTGAAAACACAGCGAAATGTTTTACCTCGTGAGGAGAGGAAAGAGGGGCAGAGGGAGGGATAAGCGGAAGAAGCAAGTAGAAGCCATGGATGCTTCCCCGGCGACGCTCTCGCAGCGTAGGCGATGAACGGCGGCGTTGCGACACGAGACACGGCGCtccgttccgtcgacatctcgtggCCACGCATATAGAGAGAGATTTATCGCGAGGCGTTGGAAGCTGGAAACTACTAGGTGCACATCACCTGTTTTGGCCGAATCAGGGAACACGGTTCCTTAAAATGACGCCAGACATCCGCAATGGCAAGGGGGCCACAATTCTTTTGGTAGAATAAAAAACGTGTTTCCTGAGTGAGAAAAGACAGCAAAACCCAGTAATCTGCTACTCAAATAAAACGAGGGATTAGAAAAGCTACGAATAAATGATCAGTTTCTGAGACTGCATACAACACAAATCACACCTTTGGATTGAAGCAGACTTTGACAGAGATCAACAAAACCTTGTTAGTTCTACTGACAGCTCTGATTCTAACATCAACAAAGAACAAAAGATCAACATATACTGTGTACATCAATCTACAGCACCACAGTTGTGACCAAAAAAACAATGCATGAATCAGGTTTATCAGTAATTCCATCATACAGACTCAGAACTTAAGACCTATTGAAGCATTATGACAAATCGCCACCATTAATAGTGTCTTTTCCATGCAACTAGAGAAGGTTCACAACTGATAGACGCCACAAAACCGGTGGCAACGCTCTAACTCGGCCATCAATCAACCTGCTCAAGCCAATTTACCGGCATTAGTTGCCAACACATTTCTGTAACACAAATACAGAAAACGAAAAGAGAAGACATTTAATAGGAGGATTAGAGAGCAAAGAAAGATTGGATTTTGTTACTGTTGCAGCTTTCCTGGAATCAATAGCAGTAGTCTCCTCTCTTTCTCATGGGAAAGAGAAAGCATATATATGGAGAAGGTGCTAATGTCCCTCGTGTCCAACACTTGATCTGTGAGGAAGTGATGGACTTCCGCAGCCTTCGTATTAACAAAATGCAATACATCATGAAATGTTTCTTGATCGATTTGTCAGCTTGTCCCACAGTTCACCCTTTTTCCAATCTCCTCCATCATATATTGAAAATTTATTCTCTCCTTTAATCAACTTTCCATCACTGTTGAGAGTGAGAAAAGAGCTTGAAACCAAAAGAGAATCTTGGAACCCAGAGATCAATAAAACATAGCAAAACGTGAATGCAAGATTTAATGTGGTTTGACACACCCTGCCTacgtctatgaaaaatattaaattttctaTAAGAAAAACTAGATACAATGAAAACTCTCTTTAAGTTATCTCAAA from Musa acuminata AAA Group cultivar baxijiao chromosome BXJ2-11, Cavendish_Baxijiao_AAA, whole genome shotgun sequence encodes:
- the LOC103970125 gene encoding thiosulfate sulfurtransferase 16, chloroplastic: MASTCFFRLSLPLPLFPLLTRNVPMVAIRSFAPYRSMHRRLLSSAMIPRPNHLSCIRSMASNVSAEEAGVPRSVPVAVAHELLKAGHRYLDVRTEGEFSSGHAVGAVNIPYMFKSNSGMSKNPNFMQEVLSTFKKDDEIIVGCLSGKRSSMAATELSNAGFTGITDISGGYSAWVENGLPTEK